In Dromiciops gliroides isolate mDroGli1 chromosome 5, mDroGli1.pri, whole genome shotgun sequence, the following are encoded in one genomic region:
- the LOC122727431 gene encoding GTPase IMAP family member 4-like has translation MAEAYGGQVFGNMSEETSHGDGNQEPSKKQLRFVLVGKTGAGKSATGNSILGERVFESRLAPKSVTKSSMKRSRLWNEKEIVVVDTPGIFDTDVSDVDTSREINRCLIMSSPGPHAIILVVPLSRYTKEEQDAVKKILGIFGSKAKKYVILLFTRKDDLEGTDLNQYLCETTDGALKDLIDQFDGRYCAFNNRATGREQEAQVTELLSLVEQVVQRNGDSCYTNEMYQLAEEKIQQKTEALRRSYRQDLERIKEEISHKYEDDMRYLKNNLEQKEREEKMYRDFASKETFYANKQRDARDEVVNHTEFLREIRKIFKIVFDFMRLLFKD, from the coding sequence GTGATGGAAACCAAGAGCCCAGCAAAAAGCAACTGAGATTTGTCCTGGTGGGTAAAACAGGAGCTGGGAAAAGTGCAACAGGAAACAGCATCCTTGGGGAAAGAGTATTTGAGTCAAGACTAGCACCAAAGTCAGTGACCAAGAGCAGTATGAAAAGAAGCAGATTGTGGAATGAGAAAGAAATCGTAGTTGTGGATACTCCTGGAATTTTTGACACTGATGTGTCTGATGTGGACACTTCAAGGGAAATCAATCGCTGCCTCATTATGTCCTCCCCTGGGCCTCATGCCATCATCCTGGTGGTCCCACTTAGTCGTTACACCAAGGAGGAGCAAGATGCAGTAAAGAAGATCCTGGGAATTTTTGGTTCCAAAGCCAAGAAATATGTCATCCTTTTATTCACCCGGAAGGATGATTTAGAAGGTACTGATTTGAATCAATACTTATGTGAAACTACAGATGGAGCTTTGAAAGACCTGATAGACCAGTTTGATGGAAGGTACTGTGCATTCAACAACCGGGCAACTGGAAGGGAACAGGAGGCCCAGGTAACAGAGCTCCTGAGCTTGGTTGAGCAAGTGGTACAGAGGAATGGAGACTCTTGCTACACAAATGAGATGTATCAACTTGCTGAGGAGAAGATTCAGCAAAAAACTGAAGCATTGAGAAGATCCTATAGGCAAGACctggaaagaataaaagaggaaataagtCATAAATATGAAGATGACATGAGGTACTTAAAGAATAATCTGgagcagaaagaaagagaagaaaaaatgtataGGGATTTTGCAAGTAAGGAAACTTTCTATGCAAATAAGCAAAGAGATGCCAGAGATGAGGTTGTGAATCATACTGAATTCCTTAGAGAAATCCGGAAaatctttaaaatagtttttgacTTTATGAGACTTCTATTTAAAGATTAA